A genomic segment from Triticum dicoccoides isolate Atlit2015 ecotype Zavitan chromosome 1A, WEW_v2.0, whole genome shotgun sequence encodes:
- the LOC119292753 gene encoding E3 ubiquitin-protein ligase SINA-like 4, translated as MVVHEEGEIMHTEQDPTMELSMCKGGHLACADCRIERPGNQRQCQKCEGGGGFDMRNTALDIVLSSVRVECPHEGCGLYVTYHKLVDHQSVCPLAPCKCPMPICSYEGPPLVLSHHISTVHPMPVHRIQYCKVLQLQVPLLEPRLLLFAEEDDRTFFLVGGVLDIGVPITVSVIYIRAGASPLPHYVAKLWANGPPGEPKGRTEAVKVEMEVTSSRDPGDVAVQELTFFTVPPKPLAGSKLVSVHIQIDKLTS; from the exons atggttgtgcacgaggagggcgagatcatgcacacGGAACAGGACccaacgatggagctctctat gtgcaagggagggcacctggcttgCGCGGATTGCCGCATCGAGCGCcctgggaaccagcggcagtgccagaagtgcgagggcGGCGGTGGCTTTGACATGCGGAACACGGCGCTGGACATcgtcctctcctcggtgagggtggagtgcccgcatgaaggttgtgggctctacgtcacttaccacaagctcgtcgatcaccagagcgtgtgtccgcttgcGCCTTGCAAATGCCCCATGCCCATCTGCAGCTATGAAGGCCCGCCGCTAgtgctctcccaccacatcagcaccgtgcatcccatgcccgtgcacaggatccagtactgcaaggtgctccagctgcaagtaccACTgttggagccacggctcttgctgttcgcggaggaggacgaccgcacgtttttcttggtcggcggcgtgctcgacatcggcgtgcCTATtaccgtgtcggtcatctacatcagagcgggggcgtccccactgccgcactacgtggccaagctgtgggcgaacggcccgccgggggagcccaaaggcaggaccgaagccgtcaaggtggaaatggaggtgacaagcagcagggatcccggcgacgtcgccgtgcaggagttgaccttcttcacagttccgcccaagccgtTGGCCGGGTCTAAGCTGGTGTccgtccacattcagattgacaagctcacgtcctaa